DNA sequence from the Streptomyces cinnabarinus genome:
ATGCCGAGCACGGGGTCGCGGCCGTCCGGGTCGAGGGTGAAGCGCCAGCTGCGGTCGTCCTGGAGGGGGTCGGCGACGGCCATCGACAGCGCGTCCGCCAGCCCGAGCAGCCGCCGGGAGATCACCGCCCGGCTCGCCCACGGACAGGCACGGCTGACGACCAGCCGGTATCGGCCCGCCTCCACCGGCCAGCCGTCCCGGCCGTCGGCGGTGATCCGGTCGGTGAAATGGCTCGCGGAGCGGGTGAACGAGATGTGGCCGTACGCCGCGTTGCCGTCGTCGGGCATGACGCCCTCCTCCTGGTCGGACACCCACCGGGTGCCCCGATTCCGGCCGACGGCACGATGGGTTCCCACCTGCCCGGGCGCACGGCGGGGCCCCGCCGCGACGGGGGAACGCGGCGGGGCCTGACGCTCGGGTGCCCCGCGGATGCGGGTTCATGCGTCCCGGGACGAAGAATTTCCGCGGGGACGGTCAGTCGCCGTCGACCGGCTCCAGCACGAACACCGGGATCACCCGCTCGGTCCTGAGCTGGTAGTCGGCGTACGGCGGATAGGCCGCGACGGCCCGCTCCCACCACTCGGCCTTCTCCGCGCCGGTGATCTCACGGGCCGTCATGTCCCGCTTCTCCGCCCCGTCCTGGAGCTCCACCAGGGGATCGGCCTTGACGTTGTGGTACCAGACCGGGTGCCTGGGCGCCCCGCCCAGCGAGGCGACCGCCGCGTACCGGCCCCGGTGCTCGACCCGCATCAGCGGTGTCTTGCGGATCTTCCCGCTCCGCACGCCCCGCGTGGTCAGCAGGATCACCGGCAGCCCCGTGTCCCGCAGCGTCGTCCCCTCGGTGCCGCCGGAGCTCTCGTACCGCTCCACCTGCTCGCGCACCCACTGGGTCGGGCTGGGTTCGTACTCGCCGTCCAGAGGCATCTCATCGGTCCCATCGTCGTGTTCCGCGACTGGCTTCCCCTCTACAACACAGATGCGTGCGCGATTCATCCACCTCGGACGGGCTTCTCGAATCCGGCCCCGTGAAAACCGGCCCCGTGAAAACCGGCCCCGTGAAAACCGGCCCCGTGAAACCGGCCCCGTGAAACCGGCCCCGTGAAAACCGGCCTCGTGAAAACCGGCGACACGGGCCGGGGGATGCTGGAATCCCC
Encoded proteins:
- a CDS encoding nitroreductase family deazaflavin-dependent oxidoreductase, producing MPLDGEYEPSPTQWVREQVERYESSGGTEGTTLRDTGLPVILLTTRGVRSGKIRKTPLMRVEHRGRYAAVASLGGAPRHPVWYHNVKADPLVELQDGAEKRDMTAREITGAEKAEWWERAVAAYPPYADYQLRTERVIPVFVLEPVDGD